In the genome of Segnochrobactrum spirostomi, the window CCAATCGCGAATTGTGGTCACACTTGCTTGAGGCTTTCCGGCGCGCCCGCGACGGCGGGCGGCTTTCGCCGGCTTGGACGCCCGAAGCGGCGGTGTGGATGCTCCGCAGCTTCATGATGGGCCAACTCTACGAGTGGCTCAAGCAGCCCGAGGCCTACGATATCTGCCGCATCGGCACAGGTTGCCTCGACCGCCTGTTTGCGAGCTTCCGGGGCGAAGCCACGCCTCCCCCGCGCGCCGCCGGGCCGCGGACCTGCGACGGACCACCGGAAATCGCCGCCGACAGCGTGCCGCTATTTGCCGACCTCGACACGGACCCGACCGTCTGCCCGACCTTGCGCCGCGCGACGGCCTGCACGGGACGGCACGCGGTGCCGATCGCCGCGGAGACGTCAGAGGTCGTCGATGGTTCGGCCACCAAGCCGCCGGCACCCAAGCGGGGCCGGAGCTCCTCGTCCGGCCGCCGCACGCCGGCGAGAGGCCCCTCGCCGGCCGAGACGAAGATCAAATAGGTCGCGCGCGGCGCTACCCCGCCGCTTCGACCGCCCGCTTCGCCATCACGGAGACGAGATTGGCCCGGTAGGCGGCGGAGCCGTGCATGTCGGCCATCAGGCCGTCCGCGGAGACGGTGATGCCGGCGAGCGCCTCCGGCGACCACGCGTGGGCGAGCGCCGCTTCCATCTCGGGAACGCGAAAGACGCCGCCCTCCCCTGCTCCGGTGACCGCGACGCGGACCCGCCCCCGAAGCGGGCGACGAACACGCCGCACATCGCATAGCGCGACGCCGGATGGCGGAACTTGCGGTACCCCGCCTTGTCCGGGACCTTGAACGAGATGGCGCGGATGATCTCGCCCTCGTCGAGGGCGGTCTCGAACATCCCGACGAAATAATCGTCCGCCGGGATGATGCGCCGATCCGTCGTGATCGTGGCGTCGAGTGCCAGCACCGCGGCCGGATAATCCGCGGCGGGGTCGTTGTTGGCGACCGAACCGCCGAGGGTGCCGCGGTGGCGCACGGCGGGATCGCCGATCTGCGAGGCGAGATAGGAGAGCGCGGGGATCGCGCCGCCGACGCTCGTCGAAGCCGCGACCTCCGCGTGGGTGGTCGCCGCGCCGATGGTCACCGTCTCGGCCGTCGCCGTGATGCCCTTGAGCTCGGCGAGCCGGCCGATGTCGATCAGATGTTCGGGGGCGGCGAGACGCTGCTTCATGGTCGGGATCAGCGTCATCCCGCCCGAGAGGAGCTTCGCCTCGCTCTCGCCGGTCGCGAGCGCGGCGGCCTCGGCGAGAGTCTGCGGGCGGTGATAGGTCGTCGAATACATGGAAGGCATTCCCTCAAAAGACGTCCGGGTGAAATCCGCCGGCGCGGTGCGCCGGCGGCCGCCTTTCGAATGTCATTCCGCCGCGAGCCGCGGCGCGGTCGCCTGGATCGCCTCCCACACCACCGCAGGGGTGGCGGGCATGGTGATCTCGCGGATGCCGAGCGCATCGGTGATCGCGTTGATGACGGCCGGCGTCGAGCCGATGCAGCCGGCCTCGCCGCAGCCCTTCATGCCGAGCGGATTGCTCGGGCAGATGGTCTCGGTCGTCATCACCGTGAACGACGGCAGGTCGCCCGCCCGCGGCATCTGGTAGTCCATGAAGGAGGCGGTCAGGATCTGCCCGCTCTCGGCATCGTAGCGCGCGCCCTCGAACAGCGCCTGGCCGATGCCCTGGGCGAGCCCGCCGTGGACCTGCCCTTCGACGATCATCGGATTGATGATCTTGCCGAAATCGTCCGCCGCGACGAACTGGACGATCTCGACGATGCCGGTATCGGGATCGATCTCCACCTCGCAGACATAGGTGCCCGCGGGGAACGTGAAGTTCGTCGGATCATAGAAGGCGCTCTCCTTGAGCCCGGGCTCCATGCCGGCCGGCAGATTGTGGCCGGTATAGGCGGCGAGCGCGACCTCGTGGAACTTCAGCTCGCGGTCGGTGCCGGCGACCTTGAAGGCGCCGCCCTCGACGACGATGTCGCCCTCCGACGCCTCGAGAACATGGGCGGCGATCTTCTTGCCCTTGGCCTCCACCTTGTCGAGGGCGCGGGAGATGGCGCTCATGCCGACCGCGCCGGAGCGCGAGCCGTAGGTACCCATGCCGAACTGCACCTTGTCGGTGTCGCCGTGGACGATCGAGACCGACGAAATCGGCACGCCGAGCCGCTCGTGGACGAGCTGGGCGAAGGTCGTCTCGTGGCCCTGGCCGTGGCTGTGGGAGCCGGTCAGAACCTCGATGGTGCCGACCGGATTGACGCGAACCTCGGCCGATTCCCAGAGCCCGACGCCGGCGCCGAGGGAGCCGACCGCCTGGGACGGCGCGATGCCGCACGCCTCGATGTAGCAGGAGAGGCCGATGCCACGCTTGCGGCCGCGCGCCGCCGCCGCCGCCCGCCGCGCCGGGAAGCCGGCATAATCGGCGGCGGCGAGCGCCGCATCGAGCGTCGCGTCGTAGTCGCCGGCGTCGTAGCACATGATGACCGGCGTCTGGTGCGGGAACGACCGGACGAAGTTCTTCCGCCGAAGCTCGGCCGGGTCGATGCCGAACTCGCGCGCCGCCGTCTCCATCAACCGCTCGATGAGATAGGTGGCTTCGGGCCGCCCCGCGCCGCGATAGGCGTCGACCGGGGTGGTGTGGGTATAGACCGCGTCGACCTCGGCGTGGATCGCGGGCATGGCATATTGGCCCGAGAGCAGTGTCGCGTAGAGATAGGTCGGGATCGCCGACGAGAAGGTCGACATGTAGGCGCCGAGATTGGCGATCGTCTTGACCTTGAAGCCGATGATGCGGTGATCGGCATCGAAGGCGAGCTTCGCCTTGGTGACGTGATCGCGGCCATGGGCGTCGGTCAGGAACGCCTCGGTGCGATCGGACGTCCATTTCACCGGCCGGCCGCCGATCCGCTTCGAGGCCCAGAGGCAGGCGGTCTCTTCCGGATAAATGAAGATCTTGGAGCCGAAGCCGCCGCCGACATCCGGCGCCACCACCCGGAGCTTGTTCTCCGGGGCGATACCGACGAAGGCGGAGAGCACGAGCCGGGCGACGTGCGGGTTCTGGCTCGTGTTGTAGAGGGTATAGTGCTCCTCGGCCGGGTCGTACACGCCGACCGCCGCGCGCGGCTCCATCGCGTTCGGGACGAGGCGGCTGTTCACCACGTCGAGCTCGACGATGTGGGCGGCGCGGGCGAGCGCGGCGTCGGTCGAGGCGGCCTCGCCGAGCTCCCACGAGAAGATGGTGTTGCGCGGCGCCTCGGCATGGACCTGCGGCGCGCCCTCGTCCTGCGCATGGGCCGGCTCGACGACCGCCGCCAGCTCCTCGTAATCCACCGCCACCTTCTCGGCGGCGTCGCGGGCGATGTCGCGGGTGTCGGCAATCACCATGGCGACCGCATCGCCGACATAGCGCACCGTATCGGCCGCGATCGCCGGATGGGCGCCGGCCCGCATCGGAGTGCCGTCCTTCGAGTGGATCATCCAGCCGCAGATGAGCCCGCCGATCTTGTCGGCGGCGAGATCCGCGCCCGTCAGCACCGCGACCACGCCCGGCATCGCCAGCGCCTCGCTCGCATCGATCCCACGGATGCGGGCGTGGGCGTGGGGCGAACGCACGAAGATCGCGTAGGTCGTGTCCTTCGGCACGATATCGTCGGTGTAGCGGCCCCGTCCGGTGACGAACCTCTTGTCTTCTTTGCGCAGCACGCGCGCGCCGATGCCTTCGACAGCCATGACATGTCCTCCGGTTTGATGTTGCCGAGCGTTGCGCGCGCTTATTCGGCCGCGTGCGCCACGCCGGCCATCTCGGCGGAGGCCGCCGCGATCGCCTTGACGATGTTGTGGTAGCCGGTGCACCGGCAGATGTTGCCCTCGAGGCCTTCCCGGATCGTCGCTTCGTCGAGCGGGCCGGAATGGTGGGCGATCATGTCCACGGCGGTCATGATCATGCCGGGCGTGCAGAACCCGCATTGCAGGCCGTGATGGGCGCGGAATGCCGCCTGCACGGGGTGCAGTTCATCACCCTTCGCGAGGCCCTCGATGGTGATGACCGATGCGCCGTCGGCCTGTGCCGCGAGCAGGGTGCAGGATTTCACCGCAAGGCCATCGACGAGCACGACGCAAGCCCCGCATTGCGAGGTGTCGCAGCCGACGTGGGTGCCGGTCAGGCCGGCCACCTCTCGGATGAAGGCGACGAGAAGGGTTCTATCCTCCACGTCCGCGGTCACAGTTCGACCGTTCAGGTCGATGCTGACCTTCGTCATACGCACTCCTCCCTATGGAGCGCGGGCCGATCTTCCGCCGGCCGCGCGCTGGTCGGTCGAGCACCCCGGCGCCTCTGAGAGGAGCCGGGAGCCCCGGATCGTCATGACGTGCCGCCCTCCTCGAGCCGGTTTCCCGTTGGCCCGCGGGCGCCTCAGTGGAAGATCGCGATCAAGAGGATCACGATCGCCACCGCAATGAATCCCCAGGCCACAGGCCCGCCGAGGAACGCGCGCTCCGCGGCGGCCTCGACCTTCTCCTCGGCCTCGGCAAGGACGTTTTCCGCCTCGTCGTAGATCTCGTCCACGACCGCCGCGTCGGCGATCTCGAGCCGGTTGCCGTTGGCGTCGATGCGCACCGGCTCGACGGCGATCGCCGGATCGTCGGTGGTGGGAACCGAGCCGCCCGTGGCGGTGCCGCCGAGCGTCGCCGAAAAGGCGCCGAAGAAATCGTCCGCCATCTTCTTGGCGGTCGAATCGATCAGCCGCGAGCCGAGCTGGGCGAGCTTGCCACCGACCTGCGCCCGCGCCGTGTAGCGCAGGATGGTCGCATCGCCGTCCGGTTCGAGATCGACGTCGGCGCCGCCCTTGGCGAAGCCGGCGACGCCGCCCTTGCCCTCGCCGCTGATGGTGTAGCGCTCGGGCGCGTGAATATTCGACAAGGTGACGGCGCCCGTGAACTTCGCCTTCACCGGGCCGACCTTGGCGGTCACCGCGGCGGTCATCTCGGTCGGCGACGTCATCTCCAGGCTTTCGCAGCCCGGAATGCACGATTTCAGAACGGCTGGATCGTTGAGCGCCTCCCACACCCGCTCGCGGGGTGCCGGAATGCGATACTCGCCGGTCATCTCCATAAGGCTTCGGTTCCTCTTGCGGCAACGCACGGGTGGAAGGGTTCGGATCGGACGGAAGGTCCGCCACCGGACATAGGCCCGTTGCGTGCCGACCGCCACCTGTCGCGAACGTCTCCCCGGCCCGGCTCGTCCTCCCGCCGCCGGACGCGGCTCTTTTTCATTAGTCTAATCGTGCTTCGACAGATTGACCTGCTTCAAGCCGCTCGGCAATGGGCGAGCACACACCGGCGAAAACATCCCCGAGTTGCGCGCGGCGACGGCGCGCACGCGAGAGCATGTTTGCTCGGGCAAAAGGGAGCAAATCCCTCACCGGAAACGTCGGACCTTCATCCATGAATCGTTCAAGCGCCGAACGGGGGCGGGACGAGAGGCATCGCATGACGGCACCGCACCACCGAGAGACGCCGAGCCGGCAGGATGGGAGCGCATCGCTCGCGGATCGGCGGGGCTTCGGGATCGGCTGGCGCGTCGCCCCCGCGGCCGCACTCGTCCTCGGCGTTCTCGCCGCGGCGATCCCCGCCCGGGCGAGCGACAGGCTCTCCACCCGTAACGCGCCCGCGATGACGGACGCGCTGATGGCGCAAAACGATCTCTCGGAACCGGCTCCCACGCCGGCCCCGACGCAAGCCTCTCCCGCCCCGAGCGCCGCCGATCTCACGGGCGTGCTACCCGCCGGCGCCACCTCGGTCCAAGAATCCTATCAGGACTGGGCGGTCGTCTGTCAGCGTCAGGCTGCGGCGGAAAAGTGCGCCATGACCGAAACCCAGATCGACCCGCAATCGAAGCAGCGGATCGTGACGCTCGAACTCACCGCGAGCGCCGACGGCAACGGCGTCTCGGGCGTGCTCTATCTGCCGTTCGGCATCGACTTTCGCGACGGCGCCCGGCTTAAGGTGGGCGACGCGCCGTTGGGCGACACGCTGGCGTTCCGAACCTGTATGCCGGTCGCCTGTCTCGTGCCGGTCAGCTTCGACGCGAACGCCATCGCGGCGTTGCGCAAGGCCGACGTCCTCGGCATCGACGTGATCGCCTCACAGACGGGCAAGCCCATCACACTCGTCCTGTCGCTCAAAGGCTTCGGTCCGGCGGCCGATCGAACCATCCGCCTCGACAACTGAGCGCGGACGGGCGCGTTCGCGCGCGCGAAGCCCGATCCCTTCGAGCGCGGCAGGTTGACCGGAAGGCCGCTCTCACCCTAACTCGCGCTCATGACGCGCCCCGCCCCTTCCATGCCGCCGCGAGCCGGTTCCGGCCCCGCCTCTTCGCCCCTCTTCGTGCTCCACGCCGAAGGGTGGGACGACTTCGAACTCATCGATTCCGGCGCCGGGCGCAAGCTCGAGCGCTACGGACGCATCGTCGTCGATCGCCCCGAGCCCCAGGCGATGTGGACACCCGGCCTGCCCGAGAGCGAATGGGCACGGGCCGACGCCGTCTTCACCGGCGAGGACGACGACGAAGGCCACGGGCGCTGGCGCGCCAACCGGGCGCTGCCGGAGGCGTGGGAGATGCGCTACGGCCCGGCGCGCTTCATCTGCCGCTTCACCGGCTTCCGCCATGTCGGCGTGTTTCCCGAGCAGCGCGCCCATTGGGATTGGATGACCGGCCTCATCCGCAATGCCGGCCGGCCGGTCCGCGTGCTCAACCTGTTCGGCTATACCGGGCTCGCCTCGCTGCTCGCCGCCGAGGCGGGCGCGCGGGTCACCCATGTCGACGCTTCCAAGAAGGCGATCGCCTGGGCGCGCGAAAACCAGGTCCTGTCAGGCATGGACGCGCTGCCGATCCGCTGGATTCTCGACGACGCGGTGAAGTTCACCGCCCGCGAAGTGCGCCGCGGCTCCGTCTACGAAGGCATCGTGCTCGATCCGCCGAAGTTCGGCCGCGGGCCGAAGGGCGAGGTGTGGGAGCTGTTCGAGGGCCTCGCCGAGATGCT includes:
- a CDS encoding TetR family transcriptional regulator, which produces MVRRTKAAAEQTRADLLDAAEHLFHERGVSRTSLDDIAKAAGVTRGAVYWHFRNKLDVLCALQERICTPAEDLLAMAADGRHPDPLGAIEQSTLDTLRELAGDSRKVRVMSILMQRCEYVDEMSEALRRLEESNRELWSHLLEAFRRARDGGRLSPAWTPEAAVWMLRSFMMGQLYEWLKQPEAYDICRIGTGCLDRLFASFRGEATPPPRAAGPRTCDGPPEIAADSVPLFADLDTDPTVCPTLRRATACTGRHAVPIAAETSEVVDGSATKPPAPKRGRSSSSGRRTPARGPSPAETKIK
- a CDS encoding xanthine dehydrogenase family protein molybdopterin-binding subunit; protein product: MAVEGIGARVLRKEDKRFVTGRGRYTDDIVPKDTTYAIFVRSPHAHARIRGIDASEALAMPGVVAVLTGADLAADKIGGLICGWMIHSKDGTPMRAGAHPAIAADTVRYVGDAVAMVIADTRDIARDAAEKVAVDYEELAAVVEPAHAQDEGAPQVHAEAPRNTIFSWELGEAASTDAALARAAHIVELDVVNSRLVPNAMEPRAAVGVYDPAEEHYTLYNTSQNPHVARLVLSAFVGIAPENKLRVVAPDVGGGFGSKIFIYPEETACLWASKRIGGRPVKWTSDRTEAFLTDAHGRDHVTKAKLAFDADHRIIGFKVKTIANLGAYMSTFSSAIPTYLYATLLSGQYAMPAIHAEVDAVYTHTTPVDAYRGAGRPEATYLIERLMETAAREFGIDPAELRRKNFVRSFPHQTPVIMCYDAGDYDATLDAALAAADYAGFPARRAAAAARGRKRGIGLSCYIEACGIAPSQAVGSLGAGVGLWESAEVRVNPVGTIEVLTGSHSHGQGHETTFAQLVHERLGVPISSVSIVHGDTDKVQFGMGTYGSRSGAVGMSAISRALDKVEAKGKKIAAHVLEASEGDIVVEGGAFKVAGTDRELKFHEVALAAYTGHNLPAGMEPGLKESAFYDPTNFTFPAGTYVCEVEIDPDTGIVEIVQFVAADDFGKIINPMIVEGQVHGGLAQGIGQALFEGARYDAESGQILTASFMDYQMPRAGDLPSFTVMTTETICPSNPLGMKGCGEAGCIGSTPAVINAITDALGIREITMPATPAVVWEAIQATAPRLAAE
- a CDS encoding (2Fe-2S)-binding protein, with translation MTKVSIDLNGRTVTADVEDRTLLVAFIREVAGLTGTHVGCDTSQCGACVVLVDGLAVKSCTLLAAQADGASVITIEGLAKGDELHPVQAAFRAHHGLQCGFCTPGMIMTAVDMIAHHSGPLDEATIREGLEGNICRCTGYHNIVKAIAAASAEMAGVAHAAE
- a CDS encoding SRPBCC family protein, translated to MEMTGEYRIPAPRERVWEALNDPAVLKSCIPGCESLEMTSPTEMTAAVTAKVGPVKAKFTGAVTLSNIHAPERYTISGEGKGGVAGFAKGGADVDLEPDGDATILRYTARAQVGGKLAQLGSRLIDSTAKKMADDFFGAFSATLGGTATGGSVPTTDDPAIAVEPVRIDANGNRLEIADAAVVDEIYDEAENVLAEAEEKVEAAAERAFLGGPVAWGFIAVAIVILLIAIFH
- a CDS encoding invasion associated locus B family protein, whose translation is MTAPHHRETPSRQDGSASLADRRGFGIGWRVAPAAALVLGVLAAAIPARASDRLSTRNAPAMTDALMAQNDLSEPAPTPAPTQASPAPSAADLTGVLPAGATSVQESYQDWAVVCQRQAAAEKCAMTETQIDPQSKQRIVTLELTASADGNGVSGVLYLPFGIDFRDGARLKVGDAPLGDTLAFRTCMPVACLVPVSFDANAIAALRKADVLGIDVIASQTGKPITLVLSLKGFGPAADRTIRLDN
- a CDS encoding class I SAM-dependent methyltransferase is translated as MLHAEGWDDFELIDSGAGRKLERYGRIVVDRPEPQAMWTPGLPESEWARADAVFTGEDDDEGHGRWRANRALPEAWEMRYGPARFICRFTGFRHVGVFPEQRAHWDWMTGLIRNAGRPVRVLNLFGYTGLASLLAAEAGARVTHVDASKKAIAWARENQVLSGMDALPIRWILDDAVKFTAREVRRGSVYEGIVLDPPKFGRGPKGEVWELFEGLAEMLRLVRGVLAPQPLFIALTAYAIRASFLAAHRLGEEVFGDLAGAIESGELALVEAETGRLLPTSMFTRWSAR